A single genomic interval of Spirosoma linguale DSM 74 harbors:
- a CDS encoding molybdenum cofactor synthesis domain protein (TIGRFAM: molybdenum cofactor synthesis domain protein~PFAM: MoeA domain protein domain I and II; MoeA domain protein domain IV; molybdopterin binding domain~KEGG: rsq:Rsph17025_3095 molybdenum cofactor synthesis domain-containing protein), which translates to MISVADAFAITQQHLLTLPTETVPLPLANGRVLRDAVRADRDFPPFDRVAMDGIAIRFADYAAGQRTFAVAGIQRAGQPQQTLAEANSCLEIMTGAMLSIGADTIVRYEDVNITDGQATVTIDDVQPGQHIHPQATDRRAGDELLSLGMRLGPPELAVAASVGQITVHVTALPRVALISTGDELIDIADTPLPYQIRRSNTYMLRAALGSLGIDASLHHIIDDEAILADQIAGLLAANDMLILSGGVSAGKADFVPAVLAQLGVQKHFHKIEQRPGKPLWFGSTPTKTVFALPGNPVSTVLCAYRYVLPYLRASLGLPTQATRYAQLAEQVVFKPAITYFLPVRLTSEPDGRTLAHPLPGSGSADFANLLAADAFMELPADRSEFGAGEAFQIWETR; encoded by the coding sequence ATGATTTCCGTTGCCGACGCTTTTGCCATCACTCAACAACATCTACTAACGCTCCCGACCGAAACGGTTCCATTGCCCCTCGCAAACGGTCGGGTACTTCGCGACGCCGTCCGGGCCGACCGCGACTTTCCACCGTTTGACCGGGTAGCGATGGATGGTATTGCCATTCGATTTGCTGATTATGCCGCCGGGCAGCGCACGTTTGCTGTTGCGGGTATTCAGCGCGCCGGTCAACCACAGCAGACGCTGGCAGAAGCCAATAGCTGTCTGGAAATAATGACCGGAGCCATGCTGTCCATTGGTGCAGATACCATTGTTCGCTACGAAGATGTGAATATTACCGATGGACAGGCGACCGTTACTATTGACGATGTGCAGCCGGGCCAGCATATTCACCCTCAAGCAACGGACCGGCGGGCGGGCGATGAGCTGTTGTCCCTGGGAATGCGGCTTGGGCCACCCGAACTGGCGGTGGCGGCATCGGTCGGGCAGATTACGGTACACGTTACGGCCCTGCCCCGCGTGGCGCTCATATCCACCGGCGACGAGCTGATCGATATTGCCGATACGCCCCTACCCTACCAGATTCGCCGGTCGAATACGTACATGCTCCGGGCGGCTCTGGGCTCGTTGGGTATTGATGCCTCGCTCCACCACATTATTGACGATGAAGCCATACTGGCCGACCAGATTGCCGGTCTTCTGGCGGCTAATGATATGTTAATTCTGAGCGGGGGCGTCTCCGCCGGAAAGGCTGACTTTGTCCCGGCGGTTCTGGCGCAGCTGGGTGTTCAGAAGCACTTTCATAAAATTGAACAACGGCCGGGAAAACCACTCTGGTTTGGCTCAACCCCAACGAAAACCGTCTTTGCGCTCCCCGGCAACCCGGTGTCGACAGTGCTGTGTGCGTATCGGTATGTGCTGCCTTACCTGCGGGCTTCCCTCGGGTTACCAACGCAGGCAACGCGTTACGCTCAACTGGCCGAACAGGTTGTGTTTAAACCAGCCATTACTTATTTCCTGCCCGTCCGATTAACATCCGAACCCGATGGCCGTACGCTGGCCCATCCCCTGCCCGGCTCCGGCTCGGCAGATTTCGCCAACCTGTTAGCCGCTGACGCATTCATGGAACTCCCCGCCGACCGCTCGGAATTTGGCGCAGGGGAAGCGTTTCAGATTTGGGAAACGAGATAG
- a CDS encoding molybdenum cofactor biosynthesis protein C (TIGRFAM: molybdenum cofactor biosynthesis protein C~PFAM: molybdopterin cofactor biosynthesis MoaC region~KEGG: hypothetical protein): MNSFTHLNADGNPAMVDVGAKTVTRRTARAQAIVTLGPDIMQHLSGADIATKKGPVFQTAIIAGTMAAKRTDDLIPLCHSLGLDNCQITITTDGDDAIVSCLVSTEGKTGVEMEALVGASVAALTIYDMCKAFSHDIVIKETKLMEKTGGKRDFRRD, translated from the coding sequence ATGAACTCATTTACGCACCTCAATGCGGACGGCAACCCGGCCATGGTTGATGTGGGTGCCAAGACGGTTACCCGCCGTACGGCCCGCGCTCAGGCAATCGTTACGCTTGGCCCCGACATTATGCAGCACCTCAGTGGGGCCGATATTGCTACCAAAAAAGGCCCTGTCTTTCAAACGGCCATCATTGCCGGAACCATGGCCGCCAAACGCACCGACGATCTAATTCCCCTCTGCCATTCGCTTGGGCTGGATAATTGTCAGATTACCATTACCACCGATGGCGACGACGCCATTGTCAGTTGTCTGGTATCGACAGAAGGAAAAACGGGTGTGGAGATGGAAGCCCTGGTTGGTGCATCGGTAGCGGCCTTGACGATTTACGACATGTGCAAAGCCTTTTCGCACGACATCGTTATCAAAGAAACCAAGCTTATGGAGAAAACGGGCGGTAAACGGGACTTTCGCCGTGATTAA
- a CDS encoding hypothetical protein (KEGG: bxe:Bxe_A3428 hypothetical protein) — MNLQSIFTELQQVDGEFFDRLEHVSRRGLFSSLTRKTVAVAAPAIMASALTNAYGQSSQLPQNVVDVLNFALLLEYLESDFYEIGTNTPGLIPDQHKLAFEYIRRHEELHVKLLKKVLGDKAIPKPAFDYSAKGNFPDTFSNFQTFAAVSQAFEDTGVRAYKGQAPNLMNDKPILETALQIHATEATHAARIRYLRGQKGWIPLASSSGLPQAAAAVYAGEDNVVQKGINLASLLNGQVPLEGITEAFDEPLTREQVTAIVSPFLA, encoded by the coding sequence ATGAATCTACAATCCATTTTTACTGAACTTCAACAGGTTGACGGCGAATTTTTCGACCGGCTGGAGCACGTATCCCGGCGGGGCCTGTTCAGCAGCCTGACCCGTAAAACGGTGGCCGTAGCGGCTCCGGCAATCATGGCTTCGGCCTTAACGAACGCCTACGGACAAAGTAGTCAGTTACCACAAAACGTAGTGGATGTGCTGAACTTTGCCCTCTTACTCGAATACCTTGAATCGGACTTTTACGAAATCGGCACCAACACGCCCGGACTGATTCCCGACCAGCATAAACTGGCGTTCGAATACATCAGGCGGCATGAAGAATTACATGTCAAGCTGCTCAAAAAAGTATTGGGCGATAAGGCGATCCCCAAACCCGCTTTCGATTATTCGGCCAAGGGAAACTTCCCCGATACATTTTCCAATTTTCAGACCTTTGCGGCCGTTTCCCAGGCGTTTGAAGACACGGGCGTTCGAGCCTATAAAGGACAGGCCCCGAATCTGATGAACGACAAGCCGATTCTGGAAACAGCCCTTCAGATTCATGCTACCGAAGCGACACACGCGGCCCGCATCCGCTACCTGCGCGGCCAGAAAGGCTGGATACCACTAGCCAGCTCGTCGGGGTTACCACAGGCAGCCGCAGCCGTTTACGCGGGCGAAGACAATGTCGTACAAAAGGGAATCAACCTCGCCAGTTTATTAAATGGGCAGGTACCGCTGGAAGGCATCACCGAAGCTTTCGATGAGCCGCTAACCCGCGAACAGGTGACCGCCATTGTGTCGCCATTCCTGGCGTAA
- a CDS encoding hypothetical protein (KEGG: hypothetical protein) — protein MKNSFMNNLKTPLEHSTPRRAFLRTATAAAVTGGLLTACSTATPDISPNGGRAAGDVITLPGGDLGILNYAFVLEQIESRFYELVLANPYSGMTAMEMQLFQDLRNHEVTHRAFYRAALGSAGIPDLTLNFSDINFKERTDVLEASRKFAEIGTAAYNGGGKYLTDPENLAVAGKIVSVEARHVSIIREIEYMNQSAFSGDNIVIEGLFIKLEPAEVVPIAQKYVLEIIDAHNLPSVAA, from the coding sequence ATGAAAAACAGTTTCATGAACAACCTAAAAACACCTCTGGAGCACAGTACTCCCAGGCGTGCATTTCTGCGCACAGCCACCGCTGCGGCCGTTACGGGTGGGCTCCTGACGGCCTGTTCGACGGCTACCCCCGACATTAGTCCGAATGGCGGACGAGCAGCGGGCGATGTCATTACGCTACCCGGCGGTGACCTGGGTATTCTCAATTATGCCTTCGTGCTGGAGCAGATCGAATCCCGTTTCTATGAGTTAGTACTGGCGAATCCCTATTCGGGCATGACCGCCATGGAAATGCAGTTGTTTCAGGATTTACGCAATCATGAAGTAACGCACCGGGCGTTTTACCGGGCCGCTTTAGGTAGTGCCGGTATTCCCGATCTAACCCTGAATTTCAGCGACATCAATTTCAAGGAGCGTACGGATGTATTGGAGGCCTCCCGGAAATTTGCCGAAATCGGAACGGCGGCTTACAACGGCGGAGGCAAGTACCTAACCGACCCCGAAAACCTGGCAGTGGCGGGTAAGATCGTTTCGGTAGAAGCCCGGCACGTGTCGATCATCCGCGAGATTGAGTACATGAATCAATCCGCTTTCTCTGGCGACAATATCGTCATCGAGGGCCTCTTCATTAAACTCGAACCGGCTGAGGTAGTCCCGATTGCTCAAAAATATGTCCTTGAAATTATTGATGCTCACAACCTGCCGTCAGTCGCAGCCTAA